From a single Plutella xylostella chromosome 5, ilPluXylo3.1, whole genome shotgun sequence genomic region:
- the LOC119692449 gene encoding DBF4-type zinc finger-containing protein 2 homolog has translation MCSPCCDFCPTCPPTLPCGDGPCYFHCPPPPRCCPPCCPPCCPCTPCPPCRCRPVWRPCPPPQRPDVLPPLLPVLPCCRPRRPPQCEPCPPPPPPPVCFPPVLPCCPPPEPCDPPPIPPCPEPVMCYPPVLPCCNPPCPPPCLPKQRPICPRAPPCPYPCLPVGRSCCPDCDGLDPVTRRRPLVTHDGIVHTRKTSHPRDLRDMSNPQVRYELINNYGLPTNCCCAVHVPLR, from the exons ATGTGTTCCCCATGCTGCGACTTCTGCCCGACGTGCCCGCCGACGCTGCCGTGCGGGGACGGTCCGTGCTACTTCCActgcccgccgccgccacgctgCTGCCCGCCTTGTTGCCCGCCGTGCTGCCCGTGCACGCCGTGCCCGCCCTGCCGCTGCCGGCCCGTGTGGCGGCCCTGCCCACCGCCGCAGCGCCCCGACGTGCTGCCGCCGCTGCTGCCCGTGCTGCCCTgctgccgcccgcgccgcccgccgcagTGCGAGCcctgcccgccgccgccgcccccgcccgtcTGCTTCCCGCCCGTGCTGCCGTGCTGTCCGCCGCCGGAGCCCTGTGATCCACCACCA ATACCTCCATGCCCGGAGCCGGTGATGTGCTATCCACCCGTCCTGCCCTGCTGCAACCCGCCGTGCCCGCCGCCCTGCCTGCCCAAGCAGCGGCCGATCtgcccgcgcgcgccgccctgCCCCTACCCCTGCCTGCCCGTGGGCCGCAGCTGCTGCCCCGACTGCGACGGCCTCGACCCCGTCACCCGCCGGCGCCCTCTGGTGACGCATGACGGCATCGTACACACGAGGAAGACCTCGCACCCGCGTGATCTAAGGGATATGTCTAATCCTCAAGTGCGGTACGAGCTAATCAACAATTACGGGTTGCCG ACCAATTGCTGTTGTGCAGTCCATGTGCCTCTTCGGTAG
- the LOC119692349 gene encoding small proline-rich protein 2D, translated as MASATFYTFDPCVRSGLPCGACPPYTKDPCVASYNDLRRCSCCPGGGCSECPAPVRPCPSPCPPPPVLPCLPPCPPCAPPPRPPPPPLPYCETVAIPCCRPNRCKPCPVYRCPPPACRCPPCSYPGVARCGGCCGPCMPVW; from the coding sequence ATGGCCAGCGCAACGTTCTACACCTTCGACCCGTGCGTGCGGTCGGGCCTGCCGTGCGGCGCGTGTCCCCCCTACACGAAGGACCCGTGCGTGGCCAGCTACAACGACCTGCGGCGCTGCTCGTGCTGCCCCGGCGGCGGCTGCAGCGAGTGCCCGGCGCCCGTGCGGCCCTGCCCCTCGCcctgcccgccgccgcccgtgcTGCCCTGCCTGCCGCCCTGCCCGCcctgcgcgccgccgccgcgcccgccgccgccgccgctgccgtaCTGCGAGACGGTGGCCATCCCCTGCTGCCGGCCCAACCGCTGCAAGCCCTGCCCGGTGTACCGCTGCCCGCCGCCCGCGTGCCGCTGCCCGCCGTGCAGCTACCCGGGCGTGGCGCGCTGCGGCGGCTGCTGTGGACCCTGCATGCCCGTCTGGTGA
- the LOC105391287 gene encoding sperm mitochondrial-associated cysteine-rich protein, whose translation MAVVLRCTECRPPPARYGTVTAECSVYYPRPRCGQQRPKPFLREPPPYCDPTPSNAPREPPCCYDFPCKAHCFNHGAATRPSGRYARTVWYPGECCPKVPPCQAFTCPNPPFHPCCYYTCNKP comes from the exons ATGGCCGTGGTCCTCCGCTGCACGGAATGCCGCCCCCCGCCGGCGCGCTACGGGACGGTGACGGCGGAGTGCAGCGTGTACTACCCGCGCCCCCGCTGCGGCCAGCAGCGCCCCAAGCCCTTCCTGAGGGAGCCGCCCCCGTACTGCGATCCGACCCCGTCCAACGCGCCTAGGGAACC ACCATGCTGCTACGACTTCCCCTGCAAAGCCCACTGCTTCAACCACGGCGCAGCCACGCGGCCGAGCGGCCGGTACGCTCGCACCGTGTGGTACCCCGGCGAGTGCTGCCCCAAGGTGCCCCCGTGCCAGGCCTTCACCTGCCCCAACCCGCCCTTCCATCCGTGCTGCTATTACACGTGTAATAAGCCTTGA
- the LOC105391288 gene encoding uncharacterized protein LOC105391288 isoform X2, giving the protein MMSFFVKFVAVLLFIQGVVSGRQLAADINRIKLPTHKPSDDASLNSTEVKSNAYVHHSGWRDSILRHPRARSPPAATLKVYQPREDPRLFYQSDAYAQENRLAERVSNEVAQVFPGREVIRAADEYGARNARILHKRRKSLSSVRGHHTCIRCPTDKKLIAPQGSDRVFLQQPYLKTCAGKPASRNIKLLHVYGPRFGTLVGTGTHVVVSRITEDNKIIRHCKTQVHVVSQGCRTPPHLVSRCEGRTCSFTCRDSGLHLQGTTELSCGQDMEWMGDLPDCVAHDSCPAPPPPDHGRISCHGDTGRLESSLLEGAECRVRCQRGWRSSTRVGPSYCRRGHWTKDFVCYPRRQKGTSYQSRNSL; this is encoded by the exons ATGATGAgcttttttgtaaaattcgTTGCAGTGCTTTTGTTTATCCAAG GAGTTGTCAGCGGTCGTCAGCTCGCGGCAGATATCAACAG AATAAAGCTACCGACACACAAACCCTCCGACGACGCATCTCTGAACTCTACAGAGGTCAAGAGCAATGCTTACGTCCATCATAGCGGCTGGAGGGACAGCATATTGCGGCATCCCCGCGCGAGGTCACCGCCCGCCGCGACCCTCAAAGTCTACCAGCCACGGGAGGACCCTCGGCTTTTCTACCAGTCTGATGCGTATGCTCAAGAGAATCGTCTCGCGGAAAGAGTGAGCAACGAAGTGGCTCAAGTCTTCCCTGGGAGGGAGGTCATTCGAGCTGCAGACGAATATGGAGCTAGGAATGCTCGTATTTTGCACAAAAGAAGAAAGTCACTTTCTTCTGTAAGAG GTCACCACACTTGCATCAGATGTCCAACAGACAAAAAGCTGATAGCTCCACAGGGGTCAGACCGGGTGTTTCTGCAGCAGCCGTATCTAAAGACTTGTGCTGGAAAACCAGCGTCTAGAAACATCAAGCTGCTCCATGTGTATGGGCCAAGGTTTGGGACCTTAGTGGGCACAGGTACTCATGTGGTAGTCAGCAGGATTACAGAGGACAATAAG ATAATCCGTCACTGCAAGACGCAAGTCCACGTGGTGTCTCAGGGTTGCCGCACGCCCCCGCACCTGGTCTCCCGCTGCGAGGGTAGAACTTGCAGCTTCACGTGCCGCGACTCCGGCCTGCATCTCCAGGGGACGACGGAGCTCTCGTGCGGACAGGATATGGAGTGGATGGGGGATCTGCCTGATTGTGTCG CCCACGATTCCTGCCCCGCGCCGCCACCCCCGGACCACGGCCGCATCAGCTGCCACGGCGACACTGGCCGGCTAGAGTCCTCCTTGCTCGAAGGTGCGGAGTGCAGAGTGCGGTGCCAAAGAGGTTGGAGGTCCAGCACCAGGGTCGGac CCAGCTACTGCCGCCGCGGACACTGGACTAAGGACTTCGTGTGCTACCCGAGGAGGCAGAAAGGAACTTCTTACCAGTCTAGGAATAGTTTGTga
- the LOC105391288 gene encoding uncharacterized protein LOC105391288 isoform X1, whose amino-acid sequence MMSFFVKFVAVLLFIQGVVSGRQLAADINRIKLPTHKPSDDASLNSTEVKSNAYVHHSGWRDSILRHPRARSPPAATLKVYQPREDPRLFYQSDAYAQENRLAERVSNEVAQVFPGREVIRAADEYGARNARILHKRRKSLSSVRGHHTCIRCPTDKKLIAPQGSDRVFLQQPYLKTCAGKPASRNIKLLHVYGPRFGTLVGTGTHVVVSRITEDNKIIRHCKTQVHVVSQGCRTPPHLVSRCEGRTCSFTCRDSGLHLQGTTELSCGQDMEWMGDLPDCVAHDSCPAPPPPDHGRISCHGDTGRLESSLLEGAECRVRCQRGWRSSTRVGPSYCRRGHWTKDFVCYPRRQKGTSYQSRNSL is encoded by the exons ATGATGAgcttttttgtaaaattcgTTGCAGTGCTTTTGTTTATCCAAG GAGTTGTCAGCGGTCGTCAGCTCGCGGCAGATATCAACAG AATAAAGCTACCGACACACAAACCCTCCGACGACGCATCTCTGAACTCTACAGAGGTCAAGAGCAATGCTTACGTCCATCATAGCGGCTGGAGGGACAGCATATTGCGGCATCCCCGCGCGAGGTCACCGCCCGCCGCGACCCTCAAAGTCTACCAGCCACGGGAGGACCCTCGGCTTTTCTACCAGTCTGATGCGTATGCTCAAGAGAATCGTCTCGCGGAAAGAGTGAGCAACGAAGTGGCTCAAGTCTTCCCTGGGAGGGAGGTCATTCGAGCTGCAGACGAATATGGAGCTAGGAATGCTCGTATTTTGCACAAAAGAAGAAAGTCACTTTCTTCTGTAAGAG GTCACCACACTTGCATCAGATGTCCAACAGACAAAAAGCTGATAGCTCCACAGGGGTCAGACCGGGTGTTTCTGCAGCAGCCGTATCTAAAGACTTGTGCTGGAAAACCAGCGTCTAGAAACATCAAGCTGCTCCATGTGTATGGGCCAAGGTTTGGGACCTTAGTGGGCACAGGTACTCATGTGGTAGTCAGCAGGATTACAGAGGACAATAAG ATAATCCGTCACTGCAAGACGCAAGTCCACGTGGTGTCTCAGGGTTGCCGCACGCCCCCGCACCTGGTCTCCCGCTGCGAGGGTAGAACTTGCAGCTTCACGTGCCGCGACTCCGGCCTGCATCTCCAGGGGACGACGGAGCTCTCGTGCGGACAGGATATGGAGTGGATGGGGGATCTGCCTGATTGTGTCG CCCACGATTCCTGCCCCGCGCCGCCACCCCCGGACCACGGCCGCATCAGCTGCCACGGCGACACTGGCCGGCTAGAGTCCTCCTTGCTCGAAGGTGCGGAGTGCAGAGTGCGGTGCCAAAGAGGTTGGAGGTCCAGCACCAGG gtcGGACCCAGCTACTGCCGCCGCGGACACTGGACTAAGGACTTCGTGTGCTACCCGAGGAGGCAGAAAGGAACTTCTTACCAGTCTAGGAATAGTTTGTga